The proteins below are encoded in one region of Bombus terrestris chromosome 7, iyBomTerr1.2, whole genome shotgun sequence:
- the LOC105665966 gene encoding peptidyl-prolyl cis-trans isomerase G-like gives MGKQAPKMSARVVNAIRNLREAHGSTSKEIMNYIMSQCNVPEMTVQRQMQAALKRGLDCGILKKTQGHYFLNTEVEPQLTSNLTPTERYRRRRSRRRRSSRRRRSRRRGRRRSRGRRRRSRRSRRRSRRRRRGATMRARRIGCTRCRCTKRTRNVDVLSNNPVVQQEPDNVCTCEKESNEENRSRQSRSRDHSLSRSRSSANSDRDGAITDRRPIHDQD, from the exons ATGGGGAAACAGGCACCGAAAATGTCGGCCAGGGTGGTTAATGCCATTAGAAATCTACGAGAGGCTCACGGCTCCACGTCGAAGGAGATCATGAATTACATCATGTCACAGTGCAACGTCCCCGAGATGACCGTGCAGAGACag ATGCAAGCAGCGTTAAAACGTGGGTTGGATTGCGGTATCCTGAAGAAGACGCAGGGCCACTACTTCTTGAACACGGAAGTCGAGCCGCAGCTCACGTCGAACCTGACGCCAACCGAAAGGTACAGAAGACGAAGAAGCAGACGACGACGAAGCAGCAGACGACGACGTAGTAGACGCCGAGGACGTCGACGTAGCAGAGGCAGGCGTAGGAGAAgtcgtcgtagtcgtcgtcgCTCAAGACGAAGAAGACGTGGCGCTACTATGAGAGCCAGGCGAATTGGGTGCACCAGATGCAGGTGTACCAAGAGAACCAGGAACGTGGACGTTCTGAGTAACAATCCAGTGGTGCAACAAGAGCCAGATAACGTGTGTACGTGCGAGAAGGAGAGTAACGAGGAGAACCGAAGCAGACAGAGCAGAAGTCGTGATCATAGTCTGAGTCGTAGTCGATCATCGGCAAACAGCGATCGAGATGGCGCCATAACCGATCGACGACCGATCCATGATCAAGATTAA